In one window of Janthinobacterium sp. 1_2014MBL_MicDiv DNA:
- a CDS encoding O-methyltransferase produces MPSKDAIDTLLSELEAFGHANDAAHTERSRRMLNITRDTGELLAVLIHARAARRVLEIGTSNGYSTLWLARAAQALGGSVVTVERAQDKFDMARANFERAQLQGVIGQLLADAGEVLRDAADGAYDLIFLDSARSLYQQWWPQLDRALAAGGVLVVDNASSHYADMADFLDGIRADTRYTSCLASVGKGEFIAVKAGA; encoded by the coding sequence ATGCCGAGCAAAGATGCCATCGATACCCTGCTGAGCGAACTGGAAGCGTTCGGCCATGCGAATGACGCCGCGCACACGGAACGCAGCCGGCGCATGCTCAATATCACGCGCGACACGGGCGAATTGCTGGCCGTGCTGATCCACGCGCGCGCTGCCCGCCGCGTGCTGGAAATCGGCACCTCGAACGGCTATTCCACCCTGTGGCTGGCGCGGGCGGCGCAGGCGCTGGGCGGCAGCGTCGTGACGGTGGAAAGGGCGCAGGACAAGTTCGACATGGCGCGCGCCAACTTCGAGCGCGCGCAATTGCAGGGCGTGATCGGCCAGCTGCTGGCCGATGCGGGCGAGGTGCTGCGCGATGCGGCCGACGGCGCCTACGATCTGATCTTCCTCGATTCCGCCCGCAGCCTGTACCAGCAATGGTGGCCGCAGCTGGACCGGGCCCTGGCCGCCGGCGGCGTGCTGGTGGTCGACAACGCCAGCTCGCATTATGCGGACATGGCGGACTTCCTGGACGGCATCCGCGCCGATACCCGCTACACGAGTTGCCTGGCAAGCGTGGGCAAGGGCGAATTCATCGCCGTCAAGGCCGGCGCGTAG
- a CDS encoding chemotaxis protein CheB, with protein sequence MPDAMLPTCDVAPPPPGLRLIAIGASAGGVEALGTVLRALPARCRAAVVVVLHLAPGRSSQLPQLYAQRCQLPLREAQDKEPLQGGVVYFAPPDYHLQVEPGGSFSLSQEEPVHFSRPSIDVLLETAAQAYRRAMLAIILTGASADGAAGLARVRQLGGSAWVQDPALASCGIMPAAALKRAGADRVLDLPQMAASLALLDVATDN encoded by the coding sequence GTGCCTGACGCCATGCTGCCGACCTGCGACGTGGCGCCACCGCCGCCCGGCCTGCGCCTGATCGCCATCGGCGCCTCGGCCGGCGGCGTGGAGGCGCTCGGCACCGTGCTGCGCGCCTTGCCCGCCCGCTGCCGCGCCGCCGTGGTGGTGGTGCTGCACCTGGCGCCCGGCCGTTCCAGCCAGCTGCCGCAGCTGTATGCGCAGCGCTGCCAGCTGCCCTTGCGCGAGGCGCAGGACAAGGAGCCGCTGCAAGGGGGCGTCGTGTACTTTGCGCCGCCCGACTATCACCTGCAAGTCGAGCCCGGCGGCAGCTTTTCGCTGTCGCAGGAAGAACCCGTGCATTTTTCGCGCCCGTCCATCGACGTCCTGCTGGAGACGGCCGCCCAGGCGTACCGGCGCGCCATGCTGGCCATCATCCTGACGGGTGCCTCGGCCGATGGCGCGGCCGGCCTGGCGCGCGTGCGGCAGCTGGGCGGCAGCGCCTGGGTGCAGGACCCGGCGCTGGCCAGTTGTGGCATCATGCCGGCCGCGGCGCTCAAGCGGGCCGGCGCCGACCGCGTGCTGGATCTGCCGCAGATGGCGGCCAGCCTGGCGCTGCTCGACGTGGCGACGGACAACTGA
- a CDS encoding tetratricopeptide repeat protein, which yields MNPTTDTDSDTGGSLDVPAVPETVTAAAPIQLDKEEAPTVLGKLRTLVQEKTRFEPHDITPLGEEDALQEFSLQANYALEARFEQRVINGYFAPSGSDCRCGPHEVGALAHAQEKDRLRRAAGKLDAALRQAGQAYDGVAAGLYLPHAVKHWHLDTCSNCHGKGRISCHTCHGATTETCWSCHGGRTVSCDAYGCYGSGKVSCSYCSGSGTVSEQVTDYITVQVPTTTYSNGSSHTSYHSETRPQYRTEYRSCYHCSYGKVSCSTCHGAGNVNCGTCRASGSVTCRTCSGVGDLRCNPCDGSGKVGNAAWVDVHVAPGYSVSLPKQAPDDARRIRDKESVHSLAAIASSVALAKVSIYNEDQPQEVDALYAGKLRIVRLDAACNAEKHHLVAYGTDLRWLTLDDIVEKLLRGDLKALSDALAGSADDGLFSAHVQGLLTPLRDVAASELNADVIESVLGGETEHAHVDVVSSEYAQNVRTCVLGALRQVYTRLAKQFWWKSALAALAVAIATWFFAGRGMAALAGLLVAGAGYWLFNRKVKAVLSEALGGEQQAERAMRIAGKGRRNQLAQVLILAPASLAVLAASYGLPVRVPAAAAPQSAALASAPVAPHAPAVPPQEASMPKALKLYDNGDKVQALAMLDSLVGKGDANAYGLYGWMLLMGEGQPGPATAPTAQQRQARQVAAKPLVGKGLVKGDSYALAAKGVMLAEGWQEPRNVQRGIDLLKQAAHKGNLQAMHVLGLYHVRGQPIPVNHKEARKWFTLAADKGSAGDIYNLGLMDWEGAGLKRPDRASAMQRWKIAAAMGEERAIKAVAQGQP from the coding sequence ATGAATCCAACCACCGATACGGACAGCGACACTGGCGGCAGCCTGGACGTGCCCGCAGTGCCAGAGACCGTGACGGCGGCGGCGCCCATCCAGCTGGACAAGGAAGAAGCGCCCACCGTACTGGGCAAGCTGCGCACCCTGGTGCAGGAGAAGACGCGCTTCGAACCGCACGACATCACGCCGCTGGGCGAGGAAGACGCGTTGCAGGAATTCTCGCTGCAGGCGAACTATGCGCTCGAGGCGCGCTTCGAGCAGCGCGTCATCAATGGCTATTTCGCGCCGTCGGGCAGCGACTGCCGCTGCGGCCCGCACGAGGTGGGAGCACTCGCTCACGCGCAGGAGAAGGACAGGCTGCGCCGCGCGGCGGGCAAGCTCGACGCTGCCTTGCGCCAGGCCGGCCAGGCCTACGACGGCGTGGCGGCGGGACTGTATCTGCCGCACGCCGTCAAGCACTGGCACCTGGACACGTGCAGCAACTGCCATGGCAAGGGCCGCATCAGCTGCCACACCTGCCACGGCGCGACCACGGAAACGTGCTGGAGCTGCCACGGCGGGCGCACCGTCAGCTGCGACGCCTACGGCTGCTACGGCAGCGGCAAGGTGTCGTGCTCGTATTGCAGCGGCAGCGGCACCGTCTCCGAGCAAGTCACCGATTACATCACGGTGCAAGTGCCCACTACCACCTACAGCAACGGCAGCTCGCACACCAGCTACCACAGCGAAACGCGGCCGCAGTACCGCACCGAATACCGCTCCTGCTACCATTGCAGCTATGGCAAGGTCAGTTGCAGCACCTGCCACGGCGCCGGCAACGTCAATTGCGGCACTTGCCGCGCCAGCGGCAGCGTCACCTGCCGCACCTGCAGCGGCGTGGGCGACTTGCGCTGCAATCCGTGCGACGGCTCTGGCAAGGTGGGCAACGCGGCCTGGGTCGACGTGCACGTGGCGCCCGGCTACAGCGTCAGCCTGCCCAAGCAGGCGCCCGACGATGCGCGCCGCATCCGCGACAAGGAAAGCGTGCACTCGCTGGCGGCGATCGCCAGCAGCGTGGCCCTGGCGAAAGTGAGCATTTACAATGAAGACCAGCCGCAGGAAGTCGACGCCCTGTATGCGGGCAAGCTGCGCATCGTGCGCCTCGATGCCGCGTGCAACGCGGAAAAACACCACCTGGTGGCGTATGGCACGGACCTGCGCTGGCTGACCCTCGACGACATCGTGGAAAAGCTGCTGCGCGGCGACCTCAAGGCGCTCAGCGATGCGCTGGCCGGCAGCGCGGACGACGGCCTGTTCTCGGCCCACGTGCAAGGTTTATTGACGCCGCTGCGCGACGTGGCCGCCTCGGAACTGAATGCGGACGTGATTGAATCGGTGCTCGGCGGCGAGACGGAGCACGCGCATGTCGACGTCGTCTCAAGCGAGTATGCGCAGAATGTGCGCACCTGCGTGCTCGGTGCGCTGCGCCAGGTCTACACGCGGCTGGCCAAGCAATTCTGGTGGAAAAGCGCGCTGGCCGCGCTGGCCGTCGCCATCGCCACCTGGTTCTTCGCCGGGCGCGGCATGGCGGCACTGGCGGGGCTGCTCGTCGCGGGCGCCGGCTACTGGCTGTTCAACCGCAAGGTCAAGGCCGTGCTCAGCGAGGCCCTGGGCGGCGAGCAGCAAGCCGAACGGGCCATGCGCATCGCCGGCAAGGGCCGCCGCAACCAGCTGGCCCAGGTGCTGATACTGGCGCCGGCCAGCCTGGCCGTGCTGGCCGCCAGCTATGGCTTGCCCGTGCGCGTGCCCGCCGCTGCCGCGCCGCAGTCGGCGGCCCTGGCCTCGGCGCCCGTGGCGCCGCACGCGCCGGCCGTCCCGCCGCAGGAAGCCAGCATGCCGAAGGCGCTCAAGCTGTACGACAATGGCGACAAGGTGCAGGCGCTGGCCATGCTCGATAGCCTCGTCGGCAAGGGCGATGCGAATGCGTATGGCCTGTACGGCTGGATGCTGCTGATGGGCGAAGGCCAACCCGGCCCCGCCACCGCGCCGACGGCGCAGCAGCGCCAGGCGCGCCAGGTGGCCGCCAAGCCCCTGGTCGGCAAGGGACTGGTGAAGGGCGACAGCTACGCGCTGGCGGCGAAAGGCGTGATGCTGGCCGAAGGCTGGCAAGAGCCGCGCAACGTACAGCGCGGCATCGACCTGCTGAAACAGGCGGCGCACAAGGGCAATCTGCAAGCCATGCATGTGCTGGGCCTGTACCACGTGCGCGGCCAGCCCATCCCCGTCAACCACAAGGAAGCGCGCAAGTGGTTCACGCTGGCCGCCGACAAGGGCAGCGCCGGCGATATCTACAACCTGGGATTGATGGACTGGGAAGGCGCGGGCCTGAAACGCCCGGACCGCGCCAGCGCCATGCAGCGCTGGAAGATCGCCGCCGCCATGGGCGAGGAGCGCGCGATCAAGGCCGTCGCGCAGGGACAGCCATAG
- a CDS encoding CheR family methyltransferase, translating into MDRRVDVKLLDDDIFDIELKLLLEGILLRYQHDFRDYSVASLRRRMRQAMERFGCASLSQLQDRILHEPTVFAQMLQFFTVQVSEMFRDPAYFRALREKVVPILHTYPSIKIWVAGCSSGEEVWSLAILLEEEGLLERSMIYATDINVEALAAAEAGIYSIDRIAQFSENYQLAGGKRSLSDYYTAAYKGAIFDRRLRRQFVFADHSLATDSVFSEVHMVSCRNVMIYFNKDLQDRALGLFHEALVNRGFLGLGMKESLHFSRHAASFRELCPAEKIFQRA; encoded by the coding sequence GTGGATAGAAGGGTGGATGTCAAATTGCTAGATGATGATATTTTCGATATCGAACTGAAGTTGTTGCTGGAAGGAATTTTGCTGAGGTATCAGCATGATTTCCGCGATTATTCCGTGGCCTCGCTGCGCCGGCGCATGCGCCAGGCCATGGAGCGCTTCGGCTGCGCCAGCCTGTCGCAATTGCAGGACCGCATACTGCATGAGCCGACGGTGTTCGCGCAGATGCTGCAGTTTTTCACGGTACAGGTCAGCGAGATGTTCCGCGACCCCGCGTATTTCCGCGCCCTGCGCGAAAAAGTCGTGCCCATCCTGCACACCTATCCCTCGATCAAGATCTGGGTGGCCGGCTGCAGCAGCGGCGAAGAAGTGTGGTCGCTGGCCATCCTGCTGGAAGAGGAAGGCTTGCTGGAGCGCAGCATGATTTATGCGACCGATATCAATGTCGAGGCGCTGGCCGCCGCCGAAGCAGGCATCTATTCGATCGACCGCATCGCCCAGTTCAGCGAAAATTACCAGCTGGCGGGCGGCAAGCGCTCGCTGTCCGACTATTACACGGCGGCCTACAAGGGCGCCATCTTCGACCGGCGCCTGCGCCGCCAGTTCGTCTTCGCCGACCACAGCCTGGCGACGGACAGCGTTTTTTCGGAGGTGCACATGGTGTCCTGCCGTAACGTGATGATTTATTTCAATAAAGACTTGCAGGACCGCGCCCTCGGCCTGTTCCATGAAGCGCTGGTGAACCGGGGCTTCCTGGGACTGGGCATGAAGGAAAGCCTGCATTTCAGCCGCCACGCCGCCAGCTTCCGCGAGCTGTGCCCGGCCGAGAAAATCTTCCAGCGTGCCTGA
- a CDS encoding aldo/keto reductase, with translation MQLQQRRIGNSGLSSSALGLGCMGMSEFYGATDEAQSLATLEAALAAGVTLFDTADAYGFGHNEQLLGRLLQGRRGQALVATKCGLVREAGGYARRVDNSPAYIRQACEASLARLGVDAIDLFYLHRLNLETPLEASMGALAQLLQDGKIRAVGLCEVSAATLLRAAAICPVAAVQSEYSLWTREPELGVLAACRHVGASFFAYSPLGRGFLTGTITAADSLAAGDFRQFNPRFAAANLAHNQAIAALVQDMARAKGCTPAQLALAWLLAQGDDVIPIPGTKRIAYLQDNLGALAVRLDGAELAAMHAAFPQGMAAGARYTDEGMKGVDA, from the coding sequence ATGCAACTGCAACAACGACGGATAGGCAATAGCGGTTTGAGCAGCTCGGCACTTGGCCTGGGCTGCATGGGCATGTCGGAATTCTATGGCGCCACGGACGAGGCGCAATCGCTGGCCACGCTGGAAGCGGCGCTGGCGGCGGGCGTGACCCTGTTCGACACGGCCGACGCCTACGGTTTCGGCCACAACGAGCAATTGCTGGGACGCTTATTGCAGGGCCGGCGCGGGCAGGCCCTGGTGGCCACCAAGTGCGGCCTGGTGCGCGAGGCGGGCGGCTACGCGCGCCGCGTCGATAATTCGCCCGCCTACATCCGCCAGGCGTGCGAAGCGTCGCTGGCGCGCCTGGGCGTGGACGCCATCGACCTGTTCTATCTGCACCGGCTGAACCTGGAGACGCCGCTGGAAGCGTCGATGGGCGCGCTGGCGCAATTGCTGCAAGACGGCAAGATCCGCGCCGTGGGCCTGTGCGAAGTGAGCGCCGCCACCCTGCTGCGCGCGGCAGCCATCTGCCCTGTGGCCGCCGTGCAGAGCGAATATTCGCTGTGGACGCGCGAACCGGAGCTGGGCGTGCTGGCCGCCTGCCGCCACGTGGGCGCCAGTTTCTTTGCCTACAGCCCGCTGGGCCGCGGTTTCCTGACAGGCACGATCACGGCGGCGGACAGCCTGGCCGCAGGCGACTTCCGCCAGTTCAATCCCCGCTTCGCCGCCGCCAACCTGGCGCACAACCAGGCCATCGCCGCCCTGGTCCAGGACATGGCGCGCGCCAAAGGCTGCACGCCGGCCCAGCTGGCGCTGGCCTGGCTGCTGGCGCAGGGGGACGACGTCATTCCCATTCCCGGCACCAAGCGTATCGCGTATCTGCAGGACAACCTCGGCGCGCTGGCCGTGCGCCTCGACGGGGCGGAACTGGCGGCCATGCATGCCGCCTTTCCGCAGGGCATGGCGGCGGGCGCGCGCTACACGGACGAAGGCATGAAGGGCGTGGATGCCTGA
- a CDS encoding LysR family transcriptional regulator, which produces MRALDTHALNLFCAVARCLNFRQAAEQLHMTQPPLSRAIKALEDRLGARLFERDTQGVALTAAGRTLLPQALRILDLLDAAQASLQRDAAPARLRLGLTSSMEAGLFRPLLAALEQQLGTIRLELTAAPSPRLVAAVRKGQLDAALLALPSATFDLAVQPLARQPMMLALPAGHRLAKKRRISLADIAHASVYWFERARQPAFFDHCQHVFRRHGFAPAFLREAPDHHVLLGDVAAGKGMALLADSFRALRLAGVVYRQLAEGEELAAGIGLAWRHDGGHAALPLLRQLAASHLKR; this is translated from the coding sequence ATGAGAGCCCTCGACACCCATGCCTTGAACCTGTTTTGCGCCGTCGCCCGCTGCCTGAATTTCCGCCAGGCGGCCGAGCAGCTGCACATGACCCAGCCGCCCCTGTCGCGCGCCATCAAGGCGCTGGAAGACAGGCTGGGGGCGCGCCTGTTCGAGCGCGACACGCAGGGCGTGGCCCTGACGGCAGCGGGACGCACGCTGCTGCCGCAGGCGCTGCGCATCCTCGATTTGCTGGATGCGGCGCAAGCGTCGCTGCAGCGCGACGCAGCGCCCGCCCGCCTGCGCCTGGGCCTGACCAGCTCGATGGAAGCGGGCCTGTTCCGCCCCCTGCTGGCGGCGCTGGAACAACAGTTGGGAACTATCCGCCTGGAACTGACGGCGGCGCCGTCGCCGCGCCTGGTGGCCGCCGTGCGCAAGGGCCAGCTCGACGCCGCGCTGCTCGCCCTGCCGAGCGCCACGTTCGACCTGGCCGTGCAGCCGCTGGCGCGCCAGCCCATGATGCTGGCCCTGCCCGCCGGACACCGCCTGGCGAAGAAACGCAGAATCAGCCTGGCCGACATTGCCCATGCCTCCGTCTACTGGTTCGAACGGGCGCGCCAGCCCGCCTTCTTCGACCATTGCCAGCACGTGTTCCGCCGCCACGGCTTCGCGCCCGCCTTCCTGCGCGAGGCGCCCGACCACCATGTGCTGCTGGGCGACGTGGCCGCCGGCAAGGGCATGGCCCTGCTGGCCGACTCGTTTCGCGCGCTGCGCCTGGCTGGCGTGGTCTACCGGCAATTGGCGGAAGGCGAGGAACTGGCGGCTGGCATCGGGCTGGCCTGGCGCCACGATGGCGGCCACGCCGCCCTGCCCCTGCTGCGCCAACTGGCGGCCAGCCACCTGAAAAGGTGA
- a CDS encoding hybrid sensor histidine kinase/response regulator, giving the protein MTAPIHILVVDDIAQNLVAAEAVLARPGIVVLKATSGAQALELLLTHEVALALIDVQMPQMDGFELAELIRGSERTRSIPLIFLTAASREPSYSFRGYEAGAVDFLYKPIDVKALQSKVAVLVQLYQQKRELSAQLDELKHALHLNELFTAVLGHDLRTPLSVVMNGAMLLPMMSDHPKVIVTAQRIESSAKRMARMVDQLLDLARIRSGTMELRSSMHDYLALARAIVDEFDTAGQASPVEISSVGELHGQCDAGLLSQVISNLLSNAITHGEAGTPVQLALDGRSADSIELRVINRGVIAAALLPTLFEPFQQAGEKRKTGQGLGLGLYTVNMFVKAHGGTVELSSSATQGTVATVRIPRHCHVCVQPEVVAS; this is encoded by the coding sequence GTGACCGCACCTATCCATATCCTCGTCGTTGACGACATCGCGCAAAACCTGGTCGCCGCCGAAGCCGTGCTGGCGCGGCCCGGTATTGTTGTCCTGAAAGCTACGTCGGGCGCGCAAGCGCTGGAGCTGTTGCTGACGCATGAAGTGGCGCTGGCCCTGATCGACGTGCAGATGCCGCAGATGGATGGCTTCGAGCTGGCCGAGCTGATACGCGGCAGTGAGCGCACGCGCAGCATCCCGCTGATTTTCCTGACGGCCGCGTCGCGCGAGCCCAGCTACAGTTTCCGCGGCTACGAAGCGGGCGCCGTCGATTTCCTGTACAAGCCGATCGACGTCAAGGCCTTGCAGAGCAAGGTGGCCGTGCTGGTCCAGCTGTACCAGCAGAAACGCGAACTGTCGGCCCAGCTCGACGAGCTGAAACATGCGCTGCACTTGAATGAACTGTTCACGGCCGTGCTCGGCCACGATTTGCGCACGCCGCTGTCGGTGGTGATGAATGGCGCCATGCTGTTGCCGATGATGAGCGACCACCCGAAAGTGATCGTCACGGCACAGCGCATCGAAAGCAGCGCCAAGCGCATGGCGCGCATGGTCGATCAGTTGCTGGACCTGGCGCGCATCCGTTCGGGCACGATGGAATTGCGCAGCAGCATGCACGATTACCTGGCGCTGGCGCGCGCCATCGTCGACGAATTCGACACGGCCGGCCAGGCTTCGCCCGTCGAGATCAGCAGCGTGGGCGAGCTGCACGGGCAATGCGATGCGGGCCTGCTGTCGCAGGTTATCTCGAATCTGCTCAGCAATGCCATCACGCATGGCGAGGCGGGCACGCCGGTGCAGCTGGCGCTCGATGGCCGGTCCGCCGACAGCATCGAATTGCGCGTGATCAATCGCGGCGTCATCGCCGCCGCCTTGCTGCCGACCCTGTTCGAACCGTTTCAGCAGGCAGGCGAGAAGCGCAAGACGGGTCAGGGCCTGGGGCTGGGCCTGTACACGGTGAATATGTTCGTCAAGGCCCATGGCGGCACGGTCGAGCTGAGCTCGAGCGCCACGCAGGGCACTGTGGCCACCGTGCGCATCCCGCGCCACTGCCACGTCTGCGTGCAGCCTGAAGTGGTTGCCTCATGA
- a CDS encoding DMT family transporter: MKAKHYLFPVIAVLIWAINTIVSKMAVGVIDPAAISFFRWLLAGVLLALVFGRAVWKQRAVVKPYLGKLFVLGMLGMVMYQCLAYIAAQTTTATNMGILASLMPLLAVGLSVLLLGEAATVGGVFGGLVSLLGLGYLLSHGDPAALIAHGAAVGDGLMLLACLSYAGYGVLLKRWKIPLNNWHSLLIQVWCAVPVLFVYYLSQSAPPVTGAGLPLVLFAGIPASVIAPFLWMHGLAKLGPSRATTLMNLLPVFTVIIAMLFLGETLHSYDVIGGGVTLLGVVMVQYLKRPLRRAAA, from the coding sequence ATGAAAGCCAAGCATTACCTGTTTCCCGTGATCGCCGTGCTGATCTGGGCCATCAATACCATCGTCAGCAAGATGGCCGTCGGCGTGATCGATCCGGCCGCCATCTCCTTCTTCCGCTGGCTGCTGGCCGGCGTGCTGCTGGCGCTCGTGTTCGGCCGCGCCGTGTGGAAGCAGCGGGCCGTGGTGAAACCGTATTTGGGGAAACTGTTTGTGCTGGGTATGCTGGGCATGGTCATGTACCAGTGCCTCGCGTATATCGCGGCGCAGACGACGACGGCCACCAACATGGGCATCCTGGCCTCGCTGATGCCCTTGCTGGCCGTGGGACTGTCGGTGCTGCTGCTGGGCGAGGCAGCCACCGTGGGCGGCGTGTTTGGCGGCCTCGTGTCGCTGCTGGGGCTCGGCTACCTGCTCAGCCATGGCGACCCCGCCGCCCTCATCGCGCATGGCGCGGCCGTCGGCGATGGCCTGATGCTGCTGGCCTGCCTGTCGTATGCCGGCTACGGCGTGCTGCTCAAGCGCTGGAAGATTCCGCTGAATAACTGGCATTCCTTGCTGATACAGGTGTGGTGCGCCGTGCCCGTGCTGTTCGTGTATTACCTGAGCCAGTCGGCGCCGCCCGTCACCGGCGCCGGCTTGCCGCTGGTGCTGTTCGCCGGCATTCCCGCGTCCGTCATCGCGCCGTTCCTGTGGATGCATGGCCTGGCCAAGCTGGGCCCCAGCCGCGCCACGACCCTGATGAACTTGCTGCCCGTGTTTACCGTCATCATTGCCATGCTGTTCCTCGGTGAAACCTTGCACAGCTATGACGTGATCGGCGGTGGCGTGACCCTGCTGGGCGTGGTGATGGTGCAATACCTGAAACGTCCGCTGCGCCGCGCAGCAGCGTGA
- a CDS encoding GAF domain-containing protein: MTFTISDAAYATDTPAAKQAMYADLRSQLQGLLAGESDFIANTANFSALVFHTMPGLNWAGFYFLKGDELVLGPFQGKPACIRIKKGRGVCGTTVVEGKSIVVHDVHAFPGHIACDVHSRSELVVPVFAQGHIIGVFDLDSPLTGRFDEVDAQGVESLVRVLEATIVAA, from the coding sequence ATGACGTTTACCATCAGCGACGCCGCCTACGCCACCGATACCCCCGCAGCCAAGCAAGCCATGTATGCGGACCTGCGCTCGCAGCTGCAAGGCCTGCTGGCGGGCGAGAGCGATTTCATCGCCAATACGGCCAACTTCAGTGCGCTGGTCTTCCACACCATGCCGGGCTTGAACTGGGCCGGCTTCTATTTCCTGAAGGGCGATGAACTGGTGCTGGGGCCGTTCCAGGGCAAGCCGGCCTGCATCCGCATCAAGAAGGGGCGCGGCGTGTGCGGCACCACCGTGGTCGAAGGCAAGTCCATCGTCGTGCACGATGTGCACGCGTTTCCCGGCCATATCGCCTGCGACGTCCATTCGCGCTCGGAACTGGTGGTGCCCGTGTTTGCGCAAGGACACATCATCGGCGTGTTTGACCTCGACAGCCCTTTGACGGGCCGCTTCGACGAGGTCGATGCGCAGGGCGTCGAATCGCTGGTGCGCGTGCTGGAAGCGACCATCGTCGCCGCCTGA
- a CDS encoding AraC family transcriptional regulator, translating into MATNLHFPAVSDTLPYPVYFRLDDYHAHQQFGYQTHPWGQLTYCSTGVMEMMVAGQRYLSPPQYAVWIPPETLHDGYIRQDVSFHSAYIDASLCAQLPARPCALVLSPLLKAILGDFAERGVTTPASAADQRLAQVLVDQLRLAPCSRNYLPSSDEPVIAALLAALQADPGSNRSLAEWAAQLHVTERTLARRCQRELGMPFGEWRQRQRFLAALPLLERGDTVQAIALELGYSTASAFIAMFRRQSGGTPDQFRRGMR; encoded by the coding sequence ATGGCCACCAATCTGCATTTCCCCGCCGTTTCCGACACCCTGCCCTATCCCGTGTACTTTCGCCTCGACGATTATCACGCGCACCAGCAGTTCGGTTATCAGACCCATCCGTGGGGCCAGCTCACGTATTGCTCCACGGGCGTGATGGAAATGATGGTGGCGGGCCAGCGCTACCTGTCGCCGCCCCAATATGCCGTATGGATACCGCCCGAGACCCTGCACGACGGCTATATCCGCCAGGATGTGAGCTTTCACTCCGCCTACATCGACGCCAGCCTGTGCGCGCAGCTGCCGGCCCGGCCGTGCGCGCTGGTGCTCAGCCCTTTGCTGAAAGCCATCCTCGGCGACTTTGCCGAGCGCGGCGTCACCACGCCCGCCAGCGCCGCCGACCAGCGCCTGGCGCAGGTGCTGGTCGACCAACTGCGGCTGGCGCCGTGCAGCCGCAATTACCTGCCCAGCAGCGACGAGCCCGTCATCGCTGCGCTGCTGGCCGCCCTGCAGGCGGACCCCGGCAGTAACCGCTCACTGGCCGAGTGGGCCGCGCAATTGCACGTGACCGAGCGCACCCTGGCCCGGCGCTGCCAGCGCGAGCTGGGCATGCCGTTCGGCGAATGGCGCCAGCGGCAGCGCTTCCTGGCGGCGCTGCCGCTGCTGGAACGGGGCGACACGGTGCAGGCGATCGCGCTGGAACTCGGCTATAGCACGGCCTCGGCCTTCATCGCCATGTTTCGCCGCCAGAGCGGCGGCACGCCCGACCAGTTCCGCCGCGGCATGCGCTGA